From the Microbacterium sp. W4I4 genome, one window contains:
- the purD gene encoding phosphoribosylamine--glycine ligase: MKILVLGSGAREHAIILSLRSEESEHEIFAAPGNAGIAQDATIVEVDMLDGAAVATFANERGVDLVIIGPEAPLVAGVADVLRERGIPVFGPGKAAAQLEGSKAFAKRIMDAAGVPTGRAVRAASVADVEAAFDDFGAPHVVKADGLAAGKGVIVTADRAEALAHAEHYLPAGPVLVEEFLTGPEVSLFFLSDGDTVRALSPAQDFKRALDGDGGPNTGGMGAYSPLPWLADDFGSVEAFVTEVTDTVAMPVIRQLDSEGTPFIGLLYAGLILTPAGVRVIEFNARFGDPETQVVLPRLRTPLSRLLLSAASGHLEDEPQPEFSDEVAITVVLASEGYPESPQTGRMIEGLAQAASVDGVSIVHAATAGPDAPGGALIATGGRVLNVVATGADFADARTRAYEAIGRIALDGAHYRHDIAAQVVK; this comes from the coding sequence ATGAAGATCCTGGTCCTCGGCTCCGGCGCGCGCGAGCACGCGATCATCCTGTCCCTGCGGTCGGAGGAGTCCGAGCACGAGATCTTCGCGGCTCCCGGCAATGCCGGAATCGCGCAGGATGCGACGATCGTCGAGGTCGACATGCTCGACGGCGCTGCGGTCGCGACGTTCGCCAACGAGCGCGGCGTCGACCTGGTCATCATCGGCCCGGAGGCACCTCTTGTCGCGGGCGTCGCTGACGTGCTGCGCGAGCGCGGCATCCCGGTGTTCGGACCGGGGAAGGCTGCGGCCCAGCTGGAGGGTTCCAAGGCGTTCGCGAAGCGGATCATGGATGCCGCCGGCGTGCCGACCGGGCGCGCGGTGCGCGCAGCTTCCGTCGCGGATGTCGAAGCCGCGTTCGATGACTTCGGCGCACCGCACGTGGTGAAGGCCGACGGCCTCGCCGCCGGCAAGGGCGTCATCGTCACGGCCGATCGCGCCGAGGCGCTCGCGCACGCCGAGCACTACCTGCCCGCGGGCCCCGTGCTGGTCGAGGAGTTCCTCACCGGCCCCGAGGTCTCGCTGTTCTTCCTCAGCGACGGCGACACGGTGCGCGCACTGAGCCCCGCACAGGATTTCAAGCGGGCTCTGGACGGCGACGGCGGCCCCAACACCGGCGGCATGGGCGCGTACTCCCCTCTGCCCTGGCTGGCCGACGACTTCGGCAGCGTCGAGGCATTCGTCACCGAGGTGACCGACACCGTCGCGATGCCCGTGATCCGCCAGCTCGACTCCGAGGGCACCCCGTTCATCGGCCTGCTCTACGCCGGGCTCATCCTCACCCCCGCCGGCGTGCGCGTGATCGAGTTCAACGCGCGCTTCGGCGATCCTGAGACGCAGGTCGTGCTGCCGCGGCTGCGCACCCCGCTGTCACGGCTGCTGCTGTCGGCGGCATCCGGACACCTCGAGGACGAGCCGCAGCCGGAGTTCTCCGACGAGGTCGCGATCACGGTCGTGCTCGCCAGCGAGGGGTACCCCGAGTCGCCGCAGACCGGACGCATGATCGAGGGGCTCGCCCAGGCGGCATCCGTCGACGGCGTCTCGATCGTGCACGCCGCGACGGCGGGTCCGGATGCTCCCGGCGGCGCGCTCATCGCGACCGGAGGGCGGGTTCTGAACGTCGTCGCGACCGGCGCGGACTTCGCGGATGCCAGGACGCGCGCCTACGAGGCGATCGGGCGCATCGCGCTGGACGGCGCGCACTACCGTCACGACATCGCGGCGCAGGTCGTGAAGTAG
- a CDS encoding helix-turn-helix transcriptional regulator, whose protein sequence is MRSRVKELRTEQGLSQQTLATAVGVSRQTINAIETGRYDPSLTLAVHLARHFGSTVEEVFDVDG, encoded by the coding sequence GTGCGCAGCAGGGTCAAGGAGCTCAGAACCGAGCAGGGACTCTCGCAGCAGACGCTCGCGACGGCCGTCGGAGTCTCCCGGCAGACGATCAATGCGATCGAGACCGGCCGGTACGACCCTTCGCTGACGCTGGCCGTGCATCTCGCGCGGCACTTCGGATCCACAGTGGAAGAGGTCTTCGATGTCGACGGATGA
- a CDS encoding ROK family transcriptional regulator — translation MPSNPSAGGVGELFQLLRDGVPRTRAELAKASGLARSTVAARVDELMDRGLIRPVADAASTGGRPPSQFALNPSAKVVIGVDIGASHTTVAVSDLAGTILAEQTGQMEVARGPEAVLGWAVETGASLVRSLDLSRDRVAAVGVGVPGPVEHPTGRPVNPPIMPGWDRFDVPGWVQQHVEVPVLVDNDVNISALGERAFAWPNIDHLMFVKVGTGIGAGIISHGQLLRGAQGTAGDIGHVRVARSADVPCPCGNRGCLEALASGPAIARELASRGFPASNGGDVVELVKQGNLEAIQAVRQAGRDLGEVLTTSVSLLNPSLIVIGGAMARVGEHLIAGVREVVYTRTTPLASEHLTIAQSVTAGRAAVLGAAMLAVEHALSPDVLPQSFALSS, via the coding sequence ATGCCGTCCAATCCGAGCGCCGGAGGCGTCGGGGAGCTGTTCCAGCTGCTCCGTGACGGCGTCCCGCGCACCCGCGCCGAGCTGGCCAAGGCATCAGGACTGGCGCGCTCGACAGTCGCCGCGCGAGTGGACGAGCTCATGGATCGGGGGCTGATCCGTCCGGTCGCAGACGCCGCATCCACCGGGGGGCGGCCACCGTCCCAGTTCGCGCTCAATCCCAGTGCGAAGGTGGTCATCGGAGTGGACATCGGCGCCTCGCACACCACGGTCGCCGTCTCCGACCTGGCCGGGACGATCCTCGCCGAGCAGACCGGCCAGATGGAGGTCGCGCGGGGCCCCGAGGCGGTGCTCGGATGGGCCGTCGAGACCGGGGCGAGTCTGGTGCGCTCGCTGGATCTGAGTCGTGACCGCGTCGCCGCCGTGGGCGTCGGCGTCCCCGGACCCGTGGAGCATCCCACCGGACGTCCGGTGAATCCGCCGATCATGCCCGGCTGGGACCGCTTCGACGTGCCGGGCTGGGTGCAGCAGCATGTGGAGGTGCCGGTGCTCGTCGACAACGACGTGAACATCTCGGCGCTCGGCGAGCGGGCCTTCGCCTGGCCGAACATCGACCATCTGATGTTCGTCAAGGTCGGCACCGGCATCGGCGCCGGCATCATCTCCCACGGACAGCTGCTGCGCGGCGCCCAGGGCACCGCCGGCGACATCGGCCACGTGCGTGTGGCCCGCAGTGCGGATGTGCCCTGCCCCTGCGGCAACCGCGGATGCCTGGAGGCGCTGGCGTCCGGACCGGCGATCGCCCGGGAACTCGCGAGCCGGGGCTTCCCGGCCTCGAACGGCGGCGACGTCGTGGAGCTGGTCAAGCAGGGCAACCTCGAAGCCATCCAAGCTGTGCGTCAGGCCGGTCGCGACCTCGGCGAAGTGCTCACCACTTCGGTGAGCCTGCTCAACCCGTCGCTGATCGTGATCGGGGGAGCGATGGCCCGGGTCGGCGAGCACCTGATCGCCGGCGTTCGTGAGGTCGTCTACACGCGCACCACCCCGCTGGCCAGCGAGCATCTCACCATCGCCCAGTCGGTGACCGCCGGCCGGGCCGCGGTCCTCGGCGCCGCGATGCTGGCCGTCGAGCATGCGCTCTCGCCCGATGTGCTGCCGCAGAGCTTCGCTCTGAGCAGCTGA
- a CDS encoding CoA pyrophosphatase has translation MTETGGTTETLPGARAELIAAATTAAQWIPTFPLSVEDPTPASVLILFGRLDSIPARADDLTVAADLDVLLQRRAATLSSHPGQVSFPGGGRETADADEIATALREAQEETGLEPDGVEVLAALPEIPLSVSNFLVTPVLGWWRKPSRVAAVDHAETVEVFRVPVAQLIDPANRYTSTLHRDGMTYRGPAFDIDGTIVWGFTAGILDALFDATGWALPWDRTIERPVTV, from the coding sequence ATGACTGAGACAGGCGGGACCACCGAGACGCTGCCCGGCGCGCGCGCCGAGCTGATCGCCGCCGCGACGACCGCGGCCCAGTGGATCCCGACGTTCCCGCTGTCCGTGGAGGATCCGACCCCGGCATCCGTGCTCATCCTGTTCGGCCGGCTGGACAGCATCCCGGCCCGCGCCGATGATCTGACCGTCGCCGCCGACCTCGACGTGCTGCTGCAGCGCCGAGCGGCCACGTTGTCATCGCATCCGGGGCAGGTGTCGTTCCCCGGCGGCGGACGCGAGACGGCGGATGCCGATGAGATCGCCACGGCGCTGCGCGAGGCGCAGGAGGAGACCGGACTCGAGCCGGACGGCGTCGAGGTGCTGGCCGCCCTGCCCGAGATCCCGCTCTCGGTGAGCAACTTCCTCGTCACGCCGGTGCTCGGCTGGTGGCGCAAGCCCTCTCGCGTGGCGGCCGTGGATCACGCCGAGACCGTCGAGGTGTTCCGCGTGCCGGTCGCGCAGCTGATCGATCCGGCCAACCGGTACACGTCGACGCTGCACCGCGACGGCATGACGTACCGGGGCCCTGCGTTCGACATCGACGGCACGATCGTGTGGGGCTTCACCGCCGGCATCCTCGACGCGCTGTTCGACGCCACCGGGTGGGCGCTGCCCTGGGATCGCACCATCGAGCGCCCCGTCACCGTCTGA
- a CDS encoding potassium transporter Trk, producing MSRNADDHMVEARIRPVPRFGVFLGLGAALGVIIAGILTAVGSYEKSAVVDVIYPPGQVFGFALLWTVPIGIALGGLVALILERVARRHTRIVRVEHERITETDEQ from the coding sequence ATGTCCCGCAACGCAGACGACCACATGGTGGAGGCCCGGATCCGTCCGGTCCCGCGCTTCGGCGTGTTCCTGGGGCTCGGCGCCGCGCTCGGCGTGATCATCGCCGGCATCCTCACCGCCGTCGGCAGCTACGAGAAGTCCGCGGTTGTCGACGTGATCTACCCTCCCGGGCAGGTCTTCGGCTTCGCGCTGCTGTGGACGGTGCCGATCGGAATCGCGCTCGGCGGTCTGGTCGCGCTGATCCTGGAGCGGGTCGCGCGCAGGCACACCCGCATCGTGCGCGTCGAGCACGAGCGCATCACCGAGACCGACGAGCAGTAA
- a CDS encoding sugar ABC transporter ATP-binding protein, whose product MRGVEKTFGAVRALRGVDLEIRAGEVHCLLGQNGAGKSTLIKTLAGVHQPDAGEILWNGEPVSIPDPQAAIDLGIATMYQELDVVDGLTVAENIFLGHELARGGFTRRLATANRARALLKRLGHEHLSPYAEVGTLSSAEKQIVSMARALSHDIRLIVMDEPSAALGAEEVRRLFDVVKELTAQGIAVIYITHRLEEIRTIGDRITVLKDGASTASNLEVADTPTQSLIKHMTGRLVENVFPVAVPIAADAPVLLEVEDLSLDGVFSDVSFSVRAGEIVGLAGLVGSGRSEIIETVYGARHASSGRVLVDGKPLRRGSVAAAVRAGMGLSPEERKSQGLVLGEAIFRNILLPTFGRLATGGWLDERAERRIAREQMDAMELRPADPDLPAGTLSGGNQQKILLSRWIAHGSRVLLLDEPTRGVDVGARAEIYGLIHDLAADGHAIVIISSEIEEVLGLADTVLVVGDGRVLTSLPASEIDEHGVLDLVMKGAAA is encoded by the coding sequence ATGCGCGGCGTGGAGAAGACCTTCGGTGCCGTGCGTGCGCTGCGCGGCGTGGATCTGGAGATCCGCGCCGGCGAGGTGCACTGCCTGCTCGGACAGAACGGCGCCGGCAAGTCCACCCTCATCAAGACCCTCGCCGGCGTGCATCAGCCCGACGCGGGCGAGATCCTCTGGAACGGCGAGCCCGTCTCCATCCCCGACCCGCAGGCGGCGATCGACCTCGGCATCGCCACCATGTACCAGGAGCTCGATGTCGTCGACGGCCTGACCGTCGCGGAGAACATCTTCCTCGGGCACGAGCTGGCCAGAGGAGGATTCACGCGGCGCCTCGCGACCGCCAACCGAGCCCGCGCTCTCCTGAAGCGCCTCGGCCACGAGCACCTCTCGCCGTATGCCGAGGTCGGCACGCTCAGTTCGGCGGAGAAGCAGATCGTGAGCATGGCCAGAGCGCTCTCCCACGACATCCGCCTCATCGTCATGGACGAGCCCTCTGCAGCCCTCGGCGCCGAGGAGGTGCGTCGGCTGTTCGACGTGGTCAAGGAGCTCACCGCCCAGGGGATCGCGGTGATCTACATCACGCACCGTCTGGAGGAGATCCGCACCATCGGCGACCGGATCACCGTGCTGAAGGACGGTGCGAGCACGGCCAGCAACCTCGAGGTCGCCGACACCCCCACGCAGTCCCTGATCAAGCACATGACGGGTCGTCTGGTGGAGAACGTGTTTCCCGTGGCCGTTCCGATCGCGGCGGATGCCCCGGTGCTGCTCGAGGTCGAGGATCTCAGCCTCGACGGGGTGTTCTCGGACGTGTCGTTCTCGGTGCGGGCGGGGGAGATCGTCGGGTTGGCAGGACTGGTCGGCTCGGGCCGTTCCGAGATCATCGAGACCGTCTACGGCGCACGTCACGCCTCCTCCGGGCGCGTGCTCGTCGACGGCAAACCGCTGCGGCGCGGATCGGTCGCCGCCGCGGTGCGCGCGGGGATGGGGCTCAGCCCCGAAGAGCGCAAGTCGCAGGGGCTCGTCCTGGGGGAGGCGATCTTCCGCAACATCCTGCTGCCGACCTTCGGCAGGCTCGCCACCGGCGGCTGGCTCGACGAACGCGCGGAACGCCGGATCGCCCGCGAGCAGATGGATGCGATGGAGCTGCGCCCTGCGGACCCCGACCTGCCGGCGGGCACCCTCTCCGGCGGCAACCAGCAGAAGATCCTGCTGTCGCGGTGGATCGCGCACGGCAGCCGTGTGCTGCTGCTCGACGAACCCACGCGCGGCGTCGACGTCGGTGCGCGTGCGGAGATCTACGGCCTCATCCACGATCTGGCCGCAGACGGCCACGCGATCGTCATCATCTCCAGCGAGATCGAGGAAGTACTCGGTCTGGCTGACACCGTGCTCGTCGTCGGCGACGGGCGCGTCCTCACCTCTCTTCCCGCCTCGGAGATCGATGAGCACGGCGTGCTCGATCTCGTCATGAAAGGAGCCGCCGCGTGA
- a CDS encoding substrate-binding domain-containing protein, producing the protein MRKRGLRPLMAGAAALFAITLVAGCTSTTEDSTTDRQGTTSDENKASGDTVVIGWSGPEADHGWLGAINSGAIAAAEGFDDVELRQAEGTNDANQQIAAVEKFINDGVDAIVLLPTDGAALTQAAQKAMDAGIPVINVDREFSSTFASRATILGDNYGMGVSAGTYICEQLDGKSDAVVAEIAGIDSLPLTQDRSQGFKDALDTCGLEVGPRVAADFTVAGGESAASQLLSANPKIDAIWNHDDDQGVGVMAAIESAGRSEFFMVGGAGSVNMMDRIKADDSVVKATVIYPSTQAADGIALARLIAQGKTLGDLITPSVPYRIVLDAPVVTKDNVDEFIKLAFES; encoded by the coding sequence ATGCGCAAGCGCGGACTTCGTCCGCTGATGGCAGGCGCGGCAGCGCTGTTCGCCATCACACTGGTGGCCGGCTGCACCAGCACCACCGAGGACAGCACGACCGACCGCCAGGGCACGACCAGCGACGAGAACAAGGCGTCCGGCGACACCGTCGTCATCGGCTGGTCGGGACCGGAGGCCGACCACGGCTGGCTCGGTGCCATCAACTCCGGCGCGATCGCTGCGGCCGAGGGGTTCGACGACGTCGAGCTGCGTCAGGCCGAGGGCACCAATGACGCCAACCAGCAGATCGCCGCGGTCGAGAAGTTCATCAACGACGGCGTCGACGCCATCGTGCTGCTGCCGACGGACGGCGCCGCCCTCACGCAGGCGGCACAGAAGGCGATGGATGCCGGCATCCCCGTCATCAACGTCGACCGCGAGTTCTCGAGCACGTTCGCCTCACGTGCCACCATCCTCGGTGACAACTACGGCATGGGCGTCAGCGCCGGCACGTACATCTGCGAGCAGCTCGACGGCAAGTCGGATGCCGTGGTCGCCGAGATCGCCGGCATCGACTCGCTGCCGCTGACCCAGGACCGCTCGCAGGGTTTCAAGGACGCCCTCGACACCTGCGGTCTCGAGGTCGGACCCCGCGTGGCCGCCGACTTCACCGTCGCCGGCGGCGAGAGCGCGGCATCCCAGCTGCTCTCCGCCAACCCGAAGATCGACGCGATCTGGAACCACGACGACGACCAGGGCGTCGGCGTGATGGCCGCCATCGAGTCGGCGGGCCGTAGCGAGTTCTTCATGGTCGGCGGCGCCGGCAGCGTCAACATGATGGATCGCATCAAGGCCGACGACAGCGTCGTCAAGGCGACCGTCATCTACCCGTCGACGCAGGCCGCCGACGGCATCGCGCTCGCGCGTCTCATCGCCCAGGGCAAGACCCTCGGCGACCTGATCACGCCGAGCGTGCCGTACCGCATCGTGCTCGACGCGCCTGTCGTGACCAAGGACAACGTCGACGAGTTCATCAAGCTCGCCTTCGAGTCCTGA
- a CDS encoding ABC transporter permease, whose product MSEQTLTPVADSASRPLMRSLFSGAAGRNLGLVLALLAIIAVGMLTAFDNFFNFGNALVILRQASIIGVISIGMTFVIIAGGIDLSVGAVLALASVVGALAVVQDVAKSSHWIVTVIIALLVGAGAGLINGVIIAYGKVAAFMATLAMLVGARGLAEVLANQRTLVVSDRDFLKAMNVDLLGVDILIWIFAIVAVAGWLLLNRTTFGRRTVAIGGNVEAARLAGIKVNQHVMWLYALAGLTAGIAAVMILGRTNAGTSTHGNLYELDAIAAVVVGGTLLIGGRGTITGTVFGVLIFAVLQNVFVQNNMSSSLQSLTKGVIIVIAVLLQQRFAGARKRRAARPTSAEIRA is encoded by the coding sequence GTGAGCGAGCAGACTCTGACCCCCGTCGCTGACAGCGCGTCCCGTCCGCTGATGCGGTCGCTGTTCTCCGGTGCCGCCGGACGCAACCTCGGACTGGTGCTGGCGCTGCTCGCCATCATCGCCGTGGGGATGCTGACGGCCTTCGACAACTTCTTCAACTTCGGCAATGCGCTCGTGATCCTGCGCCAGGCGTCGATCATCGGCGTGATCAGCATCGGCATGACCTTCGTGATCATCGCCGGCGGCATCGACCTCTCGGTCGGCGCGGTGCTGGCGCTCGCCTCGGTCGTCGGTGCACTTGCCGTCGTGCAGGACGTCGCCAAGTCGTCGCACTGGATCGTCACCGTGATCATCGCGCTTCTCGTCGGCGCCGGTGCGGGTTTGATCAACGGCGTCATCATCGCGTACGGCAAGGTCGCAGCCTTCATGGCGACCCTGGCGATGCTCGTCGGCGCCCGGGGCCTGGCTGAAGTGCTGGCGAACCAGCGCACCCTCGTGGTGTCGGACCGCGACTTCCTCAAGGCGATGAACGTCGACCTGCTCGGCGTCGACATCCTCATCTGGATCTTCGCCATCGTCGCCGTGGCCGGATGGCTGCTGCTGAACCGCACCACTTTCGGGCGCCGCACGGTGGCGATCGGCGGAAACGTCGAGGCCGCGCGGCTGGCGGGCATCAAGGTCAACCAGCACGTCATGTGGCTCTACGCGCTGGCCGGGCTCACCGCCGGTATCGCCGCAGTGATGATCCTGGGTCGCACCAACGCGGGCACCTCCACGCACGGCAACCTCTACGAGCTCGATGCGATCGCCGCGGTCGTGGTCGGCGGCACGCTGCTGATCGGCGGACGCGGCACGATCACCGGCACCGTGTTCGGCGTGCTCATCTTCGCCGTGCTGCAGAACGTGTTCGTGCAGAACAACATGTCCTCGTCTCTGCAGTCCCTCACCAAGGGTGTGATCATCGTGATCGCCGTGCTGCTGCAGCAGCGCTTCGCGGGCGCGCGCAAGCGGAGGGCCGCCCGGCCGACTTCCGCCGAAATCCGCGCGTAG
- a CDS encoding sterol carrier family protein yields the protein MAVRKIDISDGRAALALVSAGDAPRQATAMAVRYLLQLLDEKAPGNSVEVRVPPFGAVQVVQGPRHTRGTPPNVVEMDAATWIALATGDEHWTDVVAAGRVTASGVRADLADLLPLRP from the coding sequence ATGGCCGTGCGGAAGATCGACATCAGCGACGGGCGCGCAGCGCTCGCCCTGGTGTCCGCCGGGGATGCTCCGCGGCAGGCGACCGCGATGGCCGTGCGGTATCTGCTGCAGCTGCTCGACGAGAAGGCCCCCGGCAACAGCGTCGAGGTGCGCGTGCCTCCGTTCGGTGCGGTACAGGTCGTGCAGGGGCCTCGACACACCCGCGGTACCCCGCCGAACGTGGTGGAGATGGATGCCGCGACCTGGATCGCCCTCGCCACGGGCGACGAGCATTGGACGGATGTCGTCGCGGCCGGTCGAGTCACGGCATCCGGCGTCCGCGCCGACCTGGCCGACCTGCTGCCCCTGCGCCCCTGA
- a CDS encoding zinc-binding alcohol dehydrogenase, with product MVDKPQWLIREDAGTSVLVALALRQLLGIRAPEDLPSLRGLEVRRPDATDPDDALENQWREYWDMTVEPRAHRSDVPLDLVDGFDTLVALPTTGAEELRDAIVPHATSVLQYAQDVHNRYVDSVSSSGGAYRAYASAIAEFEREVGRRAHSFELNVQVLPFSQRGIWWIGALSVAVTDGLRRDVVAFDAAMRPVIAELA from the coding sequence ATGGTCGACAAGCCGCAATGGCTCATCCGCGAGGACGCCGGCACATCCGTGCTGGTGGCCCTCGCGCTGCGCCAGCTTCTCGGCATCCGGGCTCCCGAAGACCTGCCCAGCCTGCGCGGCCTCGAGGTGCGACGGCCCGACGCGACCGATCCCGACGATGCGCTCGAGAACCAGTGGCGCGAGTACTGGGACATGACGGTCGAGCCGCGCGCGCACCGCTCGGACGTTCCCCTCGACCTGGTCGACGGGTTCGACACCCTCGTCGCCCTGCCGACCACCGGCGCGGAGGAGCTTCGCGACGCGATCGTGCCGCATGCGACATCCGTCCTGCAGTACGCGCAGGACGTGCACAACCGCTACGTCGATTCGGTCAGCTCCTCCGGCGGAGCGTATCGGGCCTACGCCAGCGCCATCGCCGAGTTCGAGCGCGAGGTCGGCCGGCGGGCGCACTCGTTCGAGCTGAACGTGCAGGTGCTGCCGTTCTCGCAGCGCGGCATCTGGTGGATCGGCGCACTCAGCGTGGCGGTCACCGACGGGCTGCGCCGAGACGTGGTGGCCTTCGACGCGGCGATGCGCCCGGTGATCGCCGAGCTGGCCTGA
- the purM gene encoding phosphoribosylformylglycinamidine cyclo-ligase, whose protein sequence is MAASPTNPYAQAGVDTAAGDLAVELMKASVRATHGPEVLGGVGGFAGMFDASALLGYTRPLLASSTDGVGTKVAIAQAIDKHDTIGQDLVGMVVDDIVVVGAKPLFMTDYIACGKVVPERIADIVRGIAEACSATGTALVGGETAEHPGLLGPRDYDVAGAATGVVEADALLGAHLVNDGDAVIALASSGLHSNGYSLVRHIVANAGIGYGDNAADFGSTWGEVLLEPTRLYTTPLLKLLDAVPGAVHSLSHVTGGGIAANLARVLPQGSWAEVDRSTWTPSPVFQVLAEIAGTPIMDTEGTWNLGIGFLAVVDGAQKDAAIAAIEAQGIAAWQVATVHTGARPAGDFEEGAKGVDGGAVRLIGAYANGNK, encoded by the coding sequence GTGGCAGCCTCCCCCACCAATCCCTATGCTCAGGCCGGCGTCGACACCGCGGCCGGCGATCTCGCCGTCGAACTCATGAAGGCCTCGGTGCGCGCGACGCACGGGCCGGAGGTTCTCGGTGGAGTCGGCGGATTCGCGGGCATGTTCGATGCCAGCGCACTGCTCGGCTACACGCGTCCGCTGCTGGCCAGCAGCACCGACGGCGTGGGCACGAAGGTCGCCATCGCGCAGGCCATCGACAAGCACGACACGATCGGGCAGGACCTGGTCGGCATGGTCGTGGACGACATCGTCGTGGTGGGTGCGAAGCCCCTGTTCATGACCGACTACATCGCCTGCGGCAAGGTCGTCCCCGAGCGCATCGCCGACATCGTGCGCGGTATCGCCGAGGCGTGCTCCGCCACCGGCACCGCCCTCGTCGGCGGCGAGACCGCCGAGCACCCCGGTCTGCTCGGCCCGCGCGACTACGACGTCGCGGGAGCCGCCACCGGAGTCGTCGAGGCGGATGCCCTGCTCGGCGCCCACCTCGTCAACGACGGGGATGCCGTGATCGCACTGGCCTCCAGCGGTCTGCACTCCAACGGCTACTCGCTGGTGCGGCACATCGTCGCGAACGCCGGCATCGGGTACGGCGACAACGCGGCCGACTTCGGCAGCACTTGGGGTGAGGTGCTGCTCGAGCCGACGCGTCTGTACACGACGCCGCTGCTGAAGCTTCTCGACGCCGTGCCGGGCGCGGTCCACTCGCTCAGCCACGTCACCGGGGGCGGCATCGCGGCCAACCTGGCCCGCGTGCTGCCGCAGGGCAGCTGGGCCGAGGTCGACCGCTCGACCTGGACACCCAGCCCGGTCTTCCAGGTGCTGGCCGAGATCGCCGGCACCCCGATCATGGACACCGAGGGCACCTGGAATCTCGGCATCGGGTTCCTCGCCGTCGTCGACGGTGCGCAGAAGGATGCCGCGATCGCCGCGATCGAAGCGCAGGGAATCGCCGCCTGGCAGGTCGCGACCGTGCACACCGGTGCGCGCCCCGCAGGCGATTTCGAAGAGGGCGCCAAGGGCGTCGATGGTGGAGCCGTGCGCCTGATCGGCGCCTACGCGAACGGAAACAAGTAA
- a CDS encoding GNAT family N-acetyltransferase — protein MQISLATPSTDLFDSWAATVAEFDGVHIDGAGLEQGLVPDRAACEEFVAKAELYGRPGAELPDGHVACDFFWIADVGDVVGFIAFRRALNDWLRSFGGHIGYSVRPSRRRQGIARAALNLVLDRARAEGYDRVMLTCDDDNAGSYRTIEGAGGVLQATIDASEAGHERMRQYWIAL, from the coding sequence ATGCAGATCAGCCTCGCCACGCCGTCCACCGACCTCTTCGACTCCTGGGCCGCCACGGTCGCCGAGTTCGATGGAGTGCACATCGACGGTGCGGGCCTGGAGCAGGGGCTCGTCCCCGATCGTGCGGCGTGCGAGGAGTTCGTCGCCAAGGCCGAGCTGTACGGTCGTCCCGGCGCCGAGCTGCCCGACGGTCACGTGGCATGCGACTTCTTCTGGATCGCCGACGTCGGCGATGTGGTCGGCTTCATCGCGTTCCGGCGTGCGCTGAACGACTGGCTGCGCAGCTTCGGTGGTCACATCGGATACTCGGTGCGCCCGTCTCGCCGACGCCAGGGCATCGCCCGCGCCGCGCTGAATCTCGTGCTCGACCGTGCGCGCGCGGAGGGCTATGACCGCGTCATGCTCACCTGCGACGACGACAACGCGGGCTCGTATCGCACCATCGAGGGAGCCGGCGGCGTGCTGCAGGCCACGATCGACGCGTCCGAGGCCGGCCACGAGCGGATGCGGCAGTACTGGATCGCTCTCTGA